Proteins from a genomic interval of Streptococcus sp. D7B5:
- a CDS encoding MATE family efflux transporter, whose product MNKKRSVDLIHGPILPALLSFAFPILLSNIFQQLYNTADVLIVGRFLGQESLAAVGATTAIFDLIIGFTLGVGNGMGIVIARYYGARNFTKIKEAVATTWILGGFLSVFVMLMGFVGLYPLLQYLDTPAEILPQSYQYISMIVTCAGVSFAYNLFAGLLRSIGDSLAALGFLIFSALVNVVLDLYFITQLHLGVQSAGLATIISQGLSAVLCFFYIRKSVPELLPQLKHFKWNKALYADLLEQGLAMGLMSSIVSIGSVILQSSVNTFGAVIISAQTAARRIMAFALLPMTAISSAMTTFASQNLGAKRPDRIVQGLGIGSRLSMSWAGFVCIFLFFASPSLVSFLASSTDTYLVENGSLYLQISSVFYPILSLLLIYRNCLQGLGQKVLPLVSSFIELIGKIVFVVLIIPWAGYRGVILCEPLIWVAMTTQLYFSLFRHPLIKEGKAILAAKGQY is encoded by the coding sequence ATGAATAAGAAACGATCCGTGGACTTGATACATGGTCCTATTCTTCCTGCGCTGTTAAGCTTTGCCTTTCCAATCTTGCTGTCAAATATTTTCCAACAGCTTTATAATACAGCTGATGTCTTGATTGTTGGGCGATTTCTTGGCCAAGAATCCTTGGCTGCAGTAGGAGCTACTACAGCCATTTTTGACTTGATTATAGGCTTTACGCTTGGTGTTGGAAATGGCATGGGGATCGTCATTGCCCGCTATTATGGGGCTCGTAATTTCACCAAAATCAAGGAAGCGGTTGCTACAACCTGGATTTTAGGAGGGTTTCTCAGTGTTTTTGTTATGTTGATGGGCTTTGTCGGCCTGTATCCACTCTTGCAATATTTAGATACCCCTGCAGAAATACTTCCCCAGTCCTATCAATATATTTCCATGATTGTGACTTGTGCCGGTGTCAGCTTTGCCTATAATCTCTTTGCAGGTTTGTTGCGGTCCATTGGAGACAGTCTAGCAGCTCTTGGATTTCTGATTTTTTCTGCCTTGGTCAATGTGGTTCTGGATCTCTATTTCATTACGCAACTGCATCTGGGAGTTCAATCTGCGGGCCTTGCTACCATTATCTCGCAAGGCTTGTCAGCGGTTCTTTGCTTTTTCTATATCCGTAAGAGTGTTCCAGAACTGCTCCCTCAACTCAAGCATTTTAAATGGAACAAGGCCTTGTACGCGGATCTTTTAGAACAAGGTTTGGCCATGGGTCTGATGAGTTCGATTGTGTCCATTGGTAGCGTGATTTTACAGTCTTCTGTTAATACTTTTGGAGCAGTGATTATTAGCGCCCAGACAGCGGCTAGACGCATTATGGCCTTTGCTCTCCTTCCAATGACGGCTATTTCTTCTGCCATGACGACCTTTGCTTCTCAGAATCTTGGGGCCAAGCGACCAGACCGCATTGTTCAAGGACTTGGTATTGGGAGTCGCCTGAGCATGTCCTGGGCAGGTTTTGTTTGTATCTTCCTCTTTTTTGCCAGTCCTAGTTTGGTTTCTTTCTTGGCCAGTTCGACAGATACTTACTTGGTAGAAAATGGTAGCCTCTACCTGCAAATCAGTTCAGTCTTTTATCCGATTTTGAGCCTCTTGCTGATTTATCGTAATTGCTTGCAGGGCTTGGGGCAGAAAGTCCTTCCTCTAGTTTCCAGCTTTATAGAACTCATCGGGAAAATCGTTTTTGTGGTTTTGATTATCCCTTGGGCAGGCTATAGGGGGGTTATCCTTTGTGAACCCCTTATCTGGGTTGCCATGACTACACAACTGTACTTTTCACTTTTCCGCCATCCCCTGATAAAAGAAGGCAAGGCAATCTTGGCAGCCAAAGGACAATACTAG
- a CDS encoding GNAT family N-acetyltransferase: protein MSLTSQLITDVFPDLDKVEKLNKEAFPEEERVPLSEFLRYQDREDAHFFAFYNQEEFVGFAFAISNPKAFYISFFAIMPHLRSHGYGKEIIEKLTDFYQRTMLLEVERLDEECDNLEQRKARMDFYRQNGFKTANAFLEYDGLSFEILYRGDYFDEEAYRDIFQKLQNEHYFDFHIEYRRFSDH, encoded by the coding sequence ATGAGTTTGACCAGTCAATTAATTACCGATGTATTTCCTGATCTGGATAAGGTTGAAAAGCTAAACAAAGAAGCTTTTCCCGAGGAAGAACGAGTCCCTCTGTCTGAGTTCTTGCGCTATCAGGACCGAGAAGACGCTCACTTTTTTGCCTTTTATAACCAAGAAGAGTTTGTCGGCTTTGCTTTTGCCATCTCCAATCCAAAGGCCTTCTATATCAGTTTTTTTGCCATCATGCCCCACCTGAGAAGCCACGGGTATGGAAAGGAAATCATCGAAAAGCTGACTGATTTTTACCAGCGAACCATGTTACTCGAAGTCGAGCGATTGGATGAAGAATGCGATAACTTGGAGCAAAGGAAGGCTAGAATGGACTTCTATCGACAAAATGGCTTTAAAACAGCCAACGCTTTCCTTGAGTACGATGGTTTGAGTTTTGAAATCCTCTATCGTGGCGACTATTTTGACGAAGAAGCCTATCGCGACATCTTCCAAAAGTTACAAAATGAACATTATTTTGACTTTCATATAGAGTATCGTCGTTTTAGTGACCATTAA
- a CDS encoding YebC/PmpR family DNA-binding transcriptional regulator, with protein sequence MGRKWANIVAKKTAKDGANSKVYAKFGVEIYVAAKKGDPDPESNTALKFVIDRAKQAQVPKHVIDKAIDKAKGNTDETFTEGRYEGFGPNGSMLIVDTLTSNVNRTAANVRAAFGKNGGNMGASGSVSYLFDNKGVIVFAGEDADAVFEQLLEADVDVDDVEAEEGTITVYTAPTDLHKAIVALRESGIEEFQVTELEMIPQSEVELSGEDLETFEKLYSVLEDDEDVQKIYTNVDGF encoded by the coding sequence ATGGGACGTAAATGGGCCAATATCGTAGCCAAGAAAACGGCTAAAGATGGAGCTAACTCTAAAGTATATGCAAAATTTGGTGTAGAAATCTATGTGGCAGCTAAAAAAGGGGATCCAGACCCAGAATCAAACACTGCTTTGAAATTCGTTATCGACCGTGCGAAACAAGCCCAAGTGCCGAAACACGTTATCGATAAAGCGATTGATAAAGCAAAAGGAAACACAGACGAAACCTTTACAGAAGGACGTTACGAAGGTTTTGGACCAAATGGTTCTATGTTGATTGTGGATACCTTGACTTCAAACGTCAACCGTACCGCGGCTAATGTCCGTGCAGCTTTTGGTAAAAACGGCGGAAACATGGGTGCTTCAGGTTCAGTTTCATACCTCTTTGATAACAAGGGTGTGATCGTATTTGCAGGTGAGGACGCTGATGCGGTCTTTGAGCAATTGCTCGAAGCAGATGTGGATGTGGACGATGTAGAAGCAGAAGAAGGAACAATCACGGTTTACACAGCTCCAACAGACCTTCACAAGGCTATCGTTGCCCTTCGTGAGTCTGGGATTGAAGAATTCCAAGTGACTGAATTGGAAATGATTCCTCAGTCAGAAGTGGAATTGTCAGGCGAAGACCTTGAAACATTTGAAAAACTTTACAGCGTTCTTGAAGACGACGAAGACGTACAAAAGATCTACACAAACGTAGATGGATTCTAA